The proteins below are encoded in one region of Buttiauxella gaviniae:
- a CDS encoding nitrous oxide-stimulated promoter family protein, which produces MSGKHIGREKLTIGKMIALYEQKCPQALQEEGHYRALNSYAEKRLDRCVFGEEKPACKQCPVHCYQPEKREEMKQIMRWAGPRMLWHHPILTVLHLIDDRRPVPELPEKYRPKK; this is translated from the coding sequence ATGTCCGGAAAACACATCGGCCGAGAGAAACTAACGATCGGTAAAATGATCGCTCTGTATGAACAAAAATGCCCTCAGGCTCTTCAGGAAGAAGGGCATTACCGGGCACTGAATTCCTACGCAGAAAAACGCCTTGATAGATGTGTTTTTGGCGAGGAAAAGCCTGCCTGCAAACAATGCCCCGTGCACTGCTATCAACCTGAAAAAAGAGAAGAGATGAAGCAGATAATGCGTTGGGCAGGGCCACGTATGCTTTGGCATCATCCGATATTAACGGTTCTTCACCTTATCGATGACAGGCGTCCGGTGCCGGAGCTGCCAGAAAAATATCGGCCAAAGAAATAG
- a CDS encoding NAD(P)/FAD-dependent oxidoreductase yields the protein MGKFDAVIIGAGAAGMFCAAMAGQAGSRVLLIDNGKKPGRKILMSGGGRCNFTNLYVEPAAYLSQNPHFCKSALARYTQWDFIDMVGKHGIAWHEKTLGQLFCDDSAQQIVDMLVAECEKGQVTTRLRSEVLEIERDENGYTLQLNGDTVQAAKLVIATGGLSMPGLGATPFGYKIAEQFGLKVLPTRAGLVPFTLHKPLLEQLQVLSGVSVPSVITAENGVSFRESLLFTHRGLSGPAVLQLSSYWQPGEFVSVNLLPDTDLDELLNDQRNAHPNQSLKNTLAMVLPKRLVECLQLLEQIPDVTLKQLNGRQQSELIETLQNWRVQPNGTEGYRTAEVTLGGVDTNELSSRTMEAKKAPGLYFIGEVMDVSGWLGGYNFQWAWSSAWACAQDLVDVSK from the coding sequence GTGGGAAAGTTTGATGCCGTTATTATTGGTGCGGGTGCCGCAGGAATGTTCTGTGCAGCGATGGCTGGGCAGGCAGGCAGCCGCGTGTTGCTTATCGATAACGGGAAAAAACCAGGCCGTAAAATCCTGATGTCCGGCGGAGGCCGCTGCAACTTTACTAATCTTTATGTCGAACCTGCGGCATATCTCAGCCAAAACCCTCATTTTTGCAAATCTGCGCTGGCGCGCTATACCCAGTGGGATTTTATCGACATGGTCGGTAAACACGGCATTGCCTGGCATGAGAAGACGCTAGGCCAGCTTTTCTGCGACGACTCGGCGCAACAAATCGTCGATATGCTGGTTGCTGAATGTGAAAAAGGGCAAGTCACCACGCGCCTGCGCAGTGAAGTATTAGAAATAGAACGTGATGAAAACGGCTACACCCTCCAATTAAACGGTGACACCGTACAAGCGGCAAAATTGGTCATCGCAACAGGCGGCCTCTCCATGCCTGGCTTAGGTGCCACGCCGTTTGGCTACAAAATTGCGGAGCAGTTCGGGCTGAAAGTATTGCCAACTCGCGCCGGTCTGGTGCCATTCACCCTGCACAAGCCGTTACTCGAGCAGTTACAGGTGCTGTCGGGCGTTTCTGTTCCGTCAGTGATTACTGCGGAAAATGGCGTCAGCTTCCGTGAAAGTTTGCTGTTTACCCACCGTGGATTATCTGGCCCTGCGGTCTTGCAGCTTTCCAGTTACTGGCAGCCTGGTGAGTTTGTGAGCGTTAACTTACTTCCGGATACCGATCTGGACGAGCTTCTCAACGATCAGCGTAACGCCCATCCGAATCAAAGCCTGAAAAATACCCTGGCAATGGTATTGCCGAAACGCTTGGTCGAGTGTTTGCAGCTTCTTGAGCAAATTCCTGACGTCACCCTTAAACAACTCAATGGGCGTCAGCAAAGCGAATTAATCGAAACCCTGCAAAACTGGCGCGTGCAGCCGAACGGCACAGAAGGTTACCGCACCGCAGAAGTGACGTTGGGAGGGGTCGATACCAACGAACTGAGTTCGCGTACGATGGAAGCCAAAAAAGCGCCAGGCCTTTATTTCATCGGTGAGGTTATGGACGTAAGTGGTTGGTTAGGTGGGTATAATTTCCAATGGGCGTGGAGCTCAGCCTGGGCTTGTGCTCAGGATTTGGTTGATGTGTCCAAATAA
- the pitA gene encoding inorganic phosphate transporter PitA, whose amino-acid sequence MEFLFTGLDLHTGLLLLLALAFVLFYEAINGFHDTANAVATVIYTRAMRSQLAVAMAALFNFLGVLLGGLSVAYAIVHMLPTDLLLNVGSAHGLAMVFSMLLAAIIWNLGTWYFGLPASSSHTLIGAIIGIGLTNALMTGTSVVDALNIPKVIGIFMSLILSPLVGLVIAGGLIFLLRRYWSGTKKRRRIHLTPAEREKQDGKKKPPFWTRIALIISAIGVSFSHGANDGQKGIGLIMLVLIGVAPAGFVVNMNASGYDIARTRDAITHLEQYYAQHGDVIKHVVDLNPAIPTPEEVQGQDKPAEFHCDASRAMIAVQRAKELLGTIDSYDKLSIEQRSHMRRLLLCISDTSEKVANLPETKPDDKRFLKELKTDLLYTIEYAPIWIIMAVALALGIGTMIGWRRVATTIGEKIGKKGMTYAQGMSAQMTAAVSIGIASYTGMPVSTTHVLSSSVAGTMVVDGGGLQRKTVTNILMAWVFTLPVSILLSGCLYWISLHFI is encoded by the coding sequence ATGGAATTTCTGTTTACCGGCCTGGATCTGCATACCGGGCTATTGTTATTACTTGCTCTGGCATTTGTTCTCTTCTACGAAGCGATCAATGGTTTTCATGACACTGCAAACGCAGTGGCAACGGTTATTTATACCCGTGCAATGCGATCGCAACTCGCGGTGGCAATGGCGGCGTTATTTAACTTCCTCGGCGTTCTGCTCGGCGGATTGAGTGTTGCGTATGCGATTGTGCATATGTTGCCAACCGATCTGCTGTTGAACGTAGGGTCCGCTCATGGCCTCGCCATGGTGTTCTCTATGTTGCTGGCCGCTATCATTTGGAACCTCGGCACCTGGTATTTTGGTCTGCCGGCTTCCAGCTCCCATACGCTTATCGGTGCCATCATTGGTATTGGTTTGACGAATGCATTGATGACCGGCACGTCGGTTGTAGATGCATTGAACATCCCGAAAGTGATTGGGATTTTCATGTCGTTAATCCTTTCTCCACTTGTGGGTCTGGTGATTGCGGGCGGGCTAATCTTTTTGTTACGTCGCTACTGGAGCGGCACCAAAAAGCGCCGCCGTATCCACCTCACACCTGCTGAGCGCGAAAAACAAGACGGCAAGAAAAAGCCTCCATTCTGGACACGTATCGCCCTGATTATTTCTGCCATTGGCGTGAGTTTCTCTCATGGCGCGAATGACGGTCAGAAAGGTATCGGCCTGATCATGCTGGTACTGATTGGTGTGGCTCCTGCGGGCTTTGTGGTGAATATGAATGCTTCCGGCTACGACATTGCTCGTACCCGCGATGCCATCACTCACCTCGAGCAGTACTATGCGCAGCACGGCGATGTGATTAAGCACGTTGTCGATCTCAATCCGGCCATCCCTACGCCTGAAGAAGTTCAGGGCCAGGATAAGCCTGCTGAGTTCCATTGCGATGCCAGCCGCGCCATGATTGCCGTGCAGCGTGCGAAAGAGCTTCTGGGCACTATCGATAGCTACGACAAGCTGAGCATCGAGCAGCGCAGCCATATGCGCCGTCTGTTGCTTTGCATCTCTGATACCTCAGAGAAAGTCGCGAATCTGCCGGAAACCAAACCGGACGATAAGCGCTTCCTGAAAGAGCTGAAAACTGACCTGCTGTATACCATCGAGTACGCACCAATCTGGATCATTATGGCGGTCGCTCTGGCGCTCGGCATCGGGACCATGATTGGCTGGCGTCGTGTGGCGACCACTATTGGTGAGAAGATTGGTAAGAAAGGTATGACGTATGCGCAAGGTATGTCCGCGCAGATGACAGCCGCCGTCTCCATTGGTATTGCAAGCTACACCGGTATGCCGGTTTCCACGACTCACGTGCTTTCTTCTTCCGTAGCGGGGACGATGGTGGTTGATGGTGGCGGTTTGCAGCGTAAAACAGTGACGAACATCCTGATGGCCTGGGTGTTTACATTGCCGGTGTCGATTCTGCTTTCTGGTTGCTTATACTGGATTTCACTGCACTTTATCTAG
- the uspB gene encoding universal stress protein UspB, which produces MISTVALFWALCVVCVVNMARYYSSLRALLVVLRGCDPLLYQYVDGGGFFTAHGQPSKQIRLVSYIYAQRYLDHHDDEFIRRCERLRRQFILTSALCGLVVISLIGLMIWH; this is translated from the coding sequence ATGATCAGCACCGTCGCGCTTTTTTGGGCGCTTTGTGTAGTTTGTGTTGTGAATATGGCGCGTTATTACTCATCTTTGCGCGCGTTGCTGGTGGTACTGCGCGGGTGCGATCCGCTGCTGTATCAGTATGTCGATGGCGGCGGTTTTTTTACCGCTCACGGCCAGCCCAGTAAACAGATTCGCCTGGTGAGTTATATCTACGCCCAGCGTTATCTGGACCATCACGACGATGAGTTTATCCGCCGCTGTGAACGTCTACGCCGCCAGTTCATTTTGACGAGCGCGTTGTGTGGATTGGTGGTGATAAGCCTCATCGGGCTCATGATCTGGCATTAG
- the uspA gene encoding universal stress protein UspA, translating to MAYKHILIAVDLSPESKVLVEKAVSMARPYNAKVSLIHVDVNYSDLYTGLIDVNLGDMQKRISEETHHALSELSTGAGYPITETLSGSGDLGQVLVDAIKKYDMDLVVCGHHQDFWSKLMSSARQLINTVHVDMLIVPLRDEDED from the coding sequence ATGGCTTACAAACACATTCTGATCGCGGTAGATCTCTCCCCGGAGAGCAAAGTACTGGTGGAAAAAGCAGTTTCTATGGCTCGTCCATACAACGCGAAGGTTTCCCTGATTCATGTCGATGTAAATTACTCCGATCTCTACACCGGATTGATTGATGTAAATCTGGGTGATATGCAAAAGCGCATTTCTGAAGAAACTCACCATGCACTGAGTGAACTGTCTACCGGTGCGGGTTACCCAATTACTGAAACCCTGAGCGGCAGCGGCGATCTTGGCCAGGTTCTGGTGGATGCCATTAAGAAATACGATATGGATTTAGTGGTTTGCGGCCATCACCAGGATTTCTGGAGCAAACTGATGTCTTCCGCGCGCCAGCTTATCAACACCGTCCACGTTGATATGCTGATTGTTCCGCTGCGCGATGAAGACGAAGATTAA
- a CDS encoding CcdB family protein, giving the protein MEQFVAYENKGGDRLTYPYLINMQHPVANVLNHALVIPVTGLRENGVPPPKKVCPVVTIAGQNCVALTHMMAGIPSKELGYPIQDLSPERHKLRDAVDFLINGY; this is encoded by the coding sequence ATGGAACAATTTGTTGCTTATGAGAACAAAGGTGGGGATAGGCTAACTTACCCTTATCTGATCAATATGCAGCATCCTGTTGCGAATGTGCTGAACCATGCTCTCGTGATCCCTGTTACGGGCTTGAGAGAAAATGGTGTACCACCACCCAAAAAAGTTTGCCCGGTGGTCACGATTGCAGGGCAAAACTGTGTGGCTTTGACCCATATGATGGCAGGTATCCCTTCCAAAGAATTGGGGTATCCCATTCAGGATTTAAGCCCTGAAAGGCATAAGCTTCGGGATGCCGTTGATTTCTTAATAAATGGCTACTGA
- a CDS encoding type II toxin-antitoxin system CcdA family antitoxin, translating into MPGKREVEVKLSVRPTDVLLEKHHENKAAGWYEENREAIDALNEFVEENGSFSDFHRSF; encoded by the coding sequence ATGCCTGGTAAAAGGGAAGTAGAAGTCAAACTATCCGTTCGACCAACTGATGTTTTGCTCGAAAAGCATCATGAAAACAAAGCTGCTGGCTGGTATGAAGAAAACCGGGAGGCAATTGATGCTCTCAACGAATTTGTAGAAGAAAATGGATCGTTTAGCGACTTTCACAGGTCGTTCTGA
- the rsmJ gene encoding 16S rRNA (guanine(1516)-N(2))-methyltransferase RsmJ, with protein MKICLLTESGADSGALSLLSERWGLTHNEDALMALVLTPDHLELRKRDEPKLGGIFVDFVSGAMAHRRKFGGGRGEAVAKAVGIKSGYLPDVVDATAGLGRDAFVLASVGCRVRMLERNPVVAALLDDGLRRGYQDAEIGGWLQERLQLIHASSLTALSDITPRPDVVYLDPMFPHKQKSALVKKEMRVFQSLVGPDEDADGLLLPAQKLAMKRVVVKRPDYAPPLSGVETHNAVVTKGHRFDIYPGTPE; from the coding sequence GTGAAAATCTGTTTATTGACTGAATCAGGCGCCGACTCCGGCGCCTTATCTCTTTTAAGCGAGCGTTGGGGTCTGACGCACAATGAAGACGCGCTGATGGCGCTGGTTCTTACACCCGATCATCTCGAATTACGTAAACGCGACGAGCCAAAACTCGGCGGCATTTTTGTCGATTTTGTCTCAGGTGCGATGGCGCATCGTCGCAAATTTGGCGGGGGGCGTGGTGAAGCGGTGGCGAAAGCGGTCGGCATCAAAAGCGGCTATCTGCCCGATGTGGTCGACGCAACGGCGGGGCTTGGACGCGATGCGTTTGTACTGGCGTCTGTGGGCTGTCGGGTGCGAATGCTTGAGCGTAACCCGGTAGTAGCGGCATTGCTCGACGACGGCCTGCGCCGTGGCTATCAGGATGCTGAAATCGGCGGCTGGTTGCAGGAGCGCTTGCAACTGATCCACGCCTCGAGCCTGACGGCATTAAGCGATATTACGCCGCGACCGGACGTGGTTTATCTCGACCCGATGTTCCCGCATAAGCAGAAAAGTGCGTTGGTGAAAAAAGAGATGCGTGTGTTTCAGTCGCTGGTGGGGCCGGATGAAGATGCCGACGGTTTGTTGCTGCCCGCACAGAAACTGGCGATGAAACGGGTTGTGGTAAAACGCCCCGACTACGCGCCGCCGCTCAGTGGTGTGGAAACGCATAACGCGGTGGTGACCAAAGGCCATCGCTTTGATATTTATCCGGGGACGCCAGAGTAA
- the prlC gene encoding oligopeptidase A, producing the protein MTNPLLTPFDLPPFSALKPEHIVPAVQQALDDCRAKVESVVAQGAPYTWENLCQPLAEVDDRLGRIFSPVSHLNSVQNSAELREAYEQTLPLLSEYSTWVGQHEGLYQAYRNLRDGANYADLSVAEKKAVDNALRDFELSGIGLPEEKQKRYGEIAARLSELGSTYSNNVLDATQGWTKLITDEAQLSGMPESAMAAARAQAEVKEQDGWLLTLDIPSYLPVLTYCDNRELREEMYRAYATRASDQGPNAGKWDNTPVMEEILALRHELAELLGFGNYAEKSLATKMAENPQQVLEFLTDLAKRARPQGEAELAQLREFTKKEFNVTELEPWDITYYSEKQKQHLYSISDEQLRPYFPEDRAVNGLFEVVKRIYGITAKERKDIDVWHSDVRFFELYDEKNELRGSFYLDLYARENKRGGAWMDDCVGQMRKADGSLQKPVAYLTCNFNRPVNGKPALFTHDEVITLFHEFGHGLHHMLTKVETAGVSGINGVPWDAVELPSQFMENWCWEPDALAFISGHFETGEPLPKELLDKMLAAKNYQAALFILRQLEFGLFDFRLHAEFNPEQGAKVLETLAEIKKLVAVVPSPKWGRFPHAFSHIFAGGYAAGYYSYLWADVLAADAFSRFEEEGIFNRETGQSFLDNILTRGGSEEPMELFKRFRGREPQLDAMLAHYGIKG; encoded by the coding sequence ATGACTAATCCATTGTTAACGCCTTTCGACCTGCCGCCGTTTTCCGCTCTTAAACCTGAACATATCGTCCCCGCCGTGCAGCAAGCGCTGGATGATTGCCGTGCGAAAGTCGAAAGTGTCGTGGCTCAGGGTGCGCCTTATACCTGGGAAAACCTTTGCCAGCCGCTGGCTGAAGTGGACGATCGCCTGGGACGTATTTTCTCCCCAGTTAGCCATTTAAATTCCGTGCAAAACAGCGCGGAACTGCGCGAAGCCTATGAGCAGACGCTGCCGCTGCTGTCTGAATACAGCACCTGGGTCGGTCAACACGAAGGGCTTTATCAGGCTTATCGCAACCTGCGTGACGGTGCGAATTACGCCGATCTCAGCGTGGCTGAGAAAAAAGCTGTTGATAACGCGCTGCGTGATTTCGAACTTTCTGGTATCGGTTTGCCGGAAGAGAAGCAAAAGCGTTATGGCGAAATTGCCGCGCGTTTGTCTGAGCTGGGCTCCACCTACAGCAACAACGTGCTGGATGCGACGCAAGGCTGGACGAAACTGATTACCGACGAAGCGCAACTTTCCGGTATGCCGGAAAGCGCAATGGCGGCGGCGCGAGCTCAGGCCGAAGTGAAAGAACAAGACGGCTGGCTGCTGACGCTGGATATTCCAAGCTATTTGCCAGTACTCACTTACTGCGACAACCGCGAACTGCGTGAAGAGATGTATCGCGCCTATGCCACTCGTGCTTCCGATCAAGGGCCGAATGCAGGCAAGTGGGATAACACGCCGGTAATGGAAGAAATCCTCGCGTTGCGCCACGAACTGGCGGAGCTGTTGGGCTTTGGCAACTATGCGGAAAAATCTCTCGCCACCAAAATGGCAGAAAACCCGCAGCAGGTGCTCGAGTTCTTAACCGATCTGGCAAAACGTGCGCGCCCGCAGGGTGAAGCTGAGCTGGCGCAACTGCGCGAGTTTACGAAAAAAGAATTTAACGTCACCGAGCTGGAACCGTGGGACATCACGTATTACAGCGAAAAACAGAAACAGCATCTGTACAGCATCAGCGACGAGCAACTGCGCCCGTACTTCCCGGAAGACCGCGCGGTTAATGGCCTGTTTGAGGTGGTGAAACGCATTTACGGTATCACCGCGAAAGAGCGTAAAGACATTGATGTCTGGCATTCTGACGTGCGTTTCTTCGAGCTGTATGATGAAAAAAATGAGCTGCGCGGCAGCTTCTATCTCGATCTTTACGCTCGCGAAAACAAACGCGGCGGGGCGTGGATGGACGACTGCGTAGGCCAGATGCGTAAAGCTGACGGGTCGCTGCAAAAACCGGTCGCTTACCTGACCTGTAACTTCAACCGCCCGGTGAACGGCAAACCGGCGCTGTTTACCCATGACGAAGTGATCACCCTGTTCCATGAGTTCGGCCACGGTTTGCATCACATGCTAACCAAAGTCGAAACGGCGGGCGTTTCCGGCATCAACGGCGTGCCGTGGGATGCGGTGGAGCTGCCGAGCCAGTTCATGGAAAACTGGTGCTGGGAGCCGGACGCGTTGGCGTTTATCTCCGGCCATTTTGAAACAGGCGAACCGCTGCCAAAAGAGTTGCTGGATAAAATGCTGGCGGCGAAGAACTACCAGGCGGCGCTGTTTATCCTGCGTCAACTGGAGTTCGGCCTGTTCGACTTCCGCCTGCATGCTGAATTTAATCCGGAACAAGGCGCGAAGGTGCTGGAAACGCTGGCTGAAATCAAGAAGCTGGTGGCTGTTGTGCCATCACCGAAATGGGGTCGTTTCCCACACGCGTTCAGCCACATCTTTGCGGGCGGTTACGCGGCGGGTTATTACAGCTACCTGTGGGCCGATGTGCTGGCGGCGGATGCGTTCTCGCGCTTTGAAGAAGAGGGCATTTTCAACCGCGAAACCGGGCAATCTTTCCTGGATAACATCTTGACCCGTGGCGGCTCTGAAGAGCCAATGGAGCTGTTCAAACGCTTCCGTGGACGCGAACCACAGCTCGATGCGATGCTGGCTCATTACGGCATCAAGGGCTAA
- a CDS encoding acid phosphatase — protein sequence MKIRLSMLAVLLTATLPALAQDVSLTQARAIAGSVTPASSSLVFDAQESQSLAALRHALKGGAATLKREHLAKAAQSTTQADTAWLKASGYDFQTKANQQAGIELLSAFSTLLDSVLQANRDTVAAINLDATQAVRHQALADAEGISFLYFLSDAMGPRLGKAFLTAYEKGELGKAAALIKASEVSTGAAKKHFNYPRPFLVEGNTIHLVPDDVIVQDNKPYTADGGSFPSGHTNTGYTDALLMAEMIPERFDALVIRGARYGYSRIVLGVHYPLDVMGSRMVAERNVAHYLNDDKYRALFNEARDQLRTALEKECGKSLAECAGRGGKDDLYRDPAMNTFYRFTLTYDLPQQKGEQQQIQVPEGAEVLLKTALPHLSSAQIRALMVKTAMPAGFPLSGTTADQQFWQRLNLPAAYAMAQKIH from the coding sequence ATGAAAATTCGTCTTTCGATGTTAGCCGTTTTGCTGACGGCGACACTGCCAGCGCTGGCGCAGGATGTTTCGTTAACCCAGGCGAGGGCTATTGCAGGAAGTGTTACGCCAGCTTCGAGTAGCCTGGTGTTTGATGCGCAGGAAAGTCAGTCGCTTGCGGCATTACGCCATGCTCTTAAAGGCGGTGCCGCTACCTTAAAACGCGAGCACCTGGCAAAAGCGGCGCAGAGCACAACGCAGGCTGATACCGCCTGGCTGAAAGCCAGTGGTTATGATTTCCAGACTAAAGCGAATCAGCAGGCGGGCATTGAATTGCTCTCCGCTTTTAGCACGCTTCTGGATTCGGTATTGCAGGCCAATCGCGACACAGTGGCAGCTATTAACCTGGACGCCACGCAAGCGGTGCGCCACCAGGCTCTTGCCGATGCGGAAGGCATTAGTTTTCTCTACTTCCTCAGTGACGCCATGGGGCCACGGCTTGGCAAAGCGTTTCTCACCGCCTATGAAAAAGGTGAGCTGGGTAAAGCGGCGGCGCTGATTAAAGCCAGTGAAGTCAGTACGGGGGCGGCGAAAAAACACTTCAACTACCCGCGTCCTTTCCTGGTCGAGGGGAATACCATTCATCTGGTGCCGGATGACGTGATTGTTCAGGACAACAAGCCCTACACGGCTGACGGCGGCTCATTCCCTAGCGGCCATACAAACACCGGTTACACCGACGCGCTGCTGATGGCGGAGATGATCCCGGAGCGTTTTGATGCGCTGGTTATACGGGGGGCTCGCTACGGTTACTCGCGCATCGTGCTGGGCGTACATTATCCGCTGGATGTAATGGGGTCGCGGATGGTGGCTGAGCGCAACGTTGCCCATTATCTTAACGACGATAAATACCGCGCATTGTTCAATGAAGCGCGCGACCAGCTACGCACCGCGCTGGAAAAAGAGTGCGGAAAGTCGCTTGCTGAATGTGCCGGCAGGGGTGGCAAAGACGATCTATATCGCGACCCGGCGATGAATACCTTCTATCGCTTCACCCTGACTTACGATTTACCTCAGCAGAAAGGTGAGCAACAGCAGATACAGGTGCCTGAAGGGGCTGAAGTGCTACTGAAAACCGCATTGCCGCATCTTTCGTCCGCGCAAATCCGTGCATTGATGGTGAAAACTGCAATGCCAGCGGGTTTTCCGCTCTCTGGCACAACCGCCGATCAACAGTTCTGGCAGCGTTTAAATCTGCCTGCCGCGTACGCAATGGCGCAAAAAATTCACTGA
- a CDS encoding 23S rRNA (adenine(2030)-N(6))-methyltransferase RlmJ, whose product MLSYRHSFHAGNHADVLKHTVQSLIIESLKEKEKPFLYLDTHAGAGRYKLSSEHAERTGEYLEGIGRIWQKDDLPAELEPYISAVKAYNHSGQLRYYPGSPLIARQLLREQDSLQLTELHPSDFPLLRSEFQKDSRARVERADGYTQLKSKLPPVSRRGLILIDPPYEIKTDYQAVVTGINEGYKRFATGTYALWYPVVMRQQIKRMLRELEETGIRRILQIELAVLPDSDRRGMTASGMIVINPPWKLEQQMDNVLPWLHKTLVPAGTGSTTLSWVVPE is encoded by the coding sequence ATGCTCAGTTATCGTCACAGCTTTCACGCCGGCAACCATGCCGACGTACTAAAACATACCGTTCAATCCTTAATCATCGAATCGTTAAAAGAGAAAGAGAAACCTTTCCTTTATCTCGATACACATGCGGGAGCTGGCCGATACAAGCTGAGTAGTGAGCATGCCGAGCGTACCGGTGAATATCTGGAAGGGATCGGCCGCATCTGGCAAAAAGATGATTTGCCTGCGGAACTCGAGCCGTACATCAGCGCGGTTAAAGCCTACAACCACAGCGGCCAACTGCGTTATTACCCAGGTTCCCCGCTGATTGCACGCCAGCTTCTGCGCGAGCAAGACAGCCTGCAACTGACCGAACTGCACCCTTCAGATTTCCCGTTGCTGCGTTCTGAATTCCAGAAAGATAGCCGCGCCCGCGTTGAACGCGCTGACGGTTACACTCAACTGAAATCCAAACTGCCGCCGGTTTCGCGTCGTGGCCTGATTCTTATCGACCCACCATATGAGATTAAAACCGACTACCAGGCGGTCGTCACCGGCATCAACGAAGGCTACAAACGTTTTGCCACCGGGACTTACGCACTGTGGTATCCGGTTGTTATGCGCCAGCAAATCAAACGTATGCTGCGCGAACTGGAAGAGACAGGCATCCGCCGCATTCTGCAAATTGAACTGGCCGTTCTGCCAGACAGCGACCGCCGCGGCATGACCGCTTCCGGCATGATTGTTATTAATCCGCCGTGGAAACTGGAACAGCAAATGGATAATGTACTGCCGTGGCTGCATAAAACTCTGGTTCCGGCAGGCACCGGGTCGACCACATTAAGCTGGGTCGTACCTGAGTAA